A portion of the Longimicrobium terrae genome contains these proteins:
- the sucD gene encoding succinate--CoA ligase subunit alpha — protein MSIFIDQSTKLVVQGITGRDGSFHAKQMMEYGTDVVAGVTPGKGGQMFEGRVPIFNTVEEAVRETGANTSVIYVPPPFAADAMFEAADAGVSFIVCITEGVPVLDMTRVRPYVLDKGARLLGPNCPGLLSAGKSKVGIIPGHITQPGPVGLVSKSGTLTYEVVYKLKGAGIGTTTCVGIGGDPINGTSFIDCLAAFEADPDTQAIVMLGEIGGTDEQEAARYIKEHVTKPVVGFIAGQTAPPGRRMGHAGAIISGGAGTAEEKITAFRDNGIAVATRPLDVVGLIQEAL, from the coding sequence GTGAGCATCTTCATCGATCAGAGCACCAAGCTCGTCGTCCAGGGCATCACGGGGCGCGACGGTTCGTTCCACGCCAAGCAGATGATGGAATACGGGACCGACGTCGTCGCCGGCGTCACCCCGGGCAAGGGCGGGCAGATGTTCGAGGGCCGCGTGCCCATCTTCAACACGGTCGAAGAGGCCGTCCGTGAGACGGGCGCCAACACGTCGGTCATCTACGTGCCGCCTCCGTTCGCCGCGGACGCCATGTTCGAGGCCGCCGACGCGGGCGTGAGCTTCATCGTCTGCATCACCGAAGGCGTGCCGGTGCTGGACATGACGCGCGTGCGTCCGTACGTGCTGGACAAGGGCGCCCGTCTGCTGGGACCGAACTGCCCGGGCCTGCTGTCCGCCGGCAAGAGCAAGGTCGGCATCATCCCCGGCCACATCACGCAGCCCGGCCCCGTCGGCCTGGTGTCCAAGAGCGGCACGCTGACCTACGAAGTGGTCTACAAGCTCAAGGGCGCCGGGATCGGGACGACGACGTGCGTGGGCATCGGCGGCGACCCCATCAACGGCACGTCGTTCATCGACTGCCTTGCGGCGTTCGAGGCCGATCCGGACACCCAGGCCATCGTGATGCTGGGTGAGATCGGCGGCACGGACGAGCAGGAAGCCGCGCGCTACATCAAGGAGCACGTCACCAAGCCGGTGGTGGGCTTCATCGCCGGACAGACGGCGCCTCCGGGACGCCGCATGGGCCACGCGGGCGCCATCATCAGCGGCGGCGCGGGGACGGCGGAGGAAAAGATCACCGCCTTCCGCGACAACGGCATCGCCGTCGCCACCCGCCCGCTGGACGTGGTGGGGCTCATCCAGGAGGCGCTCTGA
- the sucC gene encoding ADP-forming succinate--CoA ligase subunit beta, with protein MNIHEYQAKELLFAQGIPVPMGEVATTPEQAEQIARKLGGAVVVKAQVHVGGRGKAGGVKLAKTPEEAREKAQAILGMDIKGLTVEKVLIAPAEDIATEAYVGIILDRASKAPVWMVSAAGGVDIEEVAATDPDKITKLAVDPRYGFLPHQAHLLATKLYTDPKQVRAAAKILQQLYKAFIENGASLAEINPLITNPAGDVLALDAKLSVDDNELFRLPAIEALRDESSEDPAEVTARNANLTFIKLDGDVGCIVNGAGLAMATMDLVKYYGGEPANFLDIGGSSNPEKVVNALKIITGDANVKAILFNIFGGITRTDDVANGIVTATKMIDIKVPIVIRLTGTNEEIAVKILADAGFTALTDMDEAVQKAVALAKGESQ; from the coding sequence GTGAACATCCACGAATATCAGGCGAAGGAGCTGCTCTTCGCACAGGGGATTCCCGTCCCCATGGGCGAAGTGGCCACCACGCCCGAGCAGGCGGAGCAGATCGCCCGGAAGCTGGGCGGCGCCGTGGTCGTCAAGGCCCAGGTGCACGTCGGCGGGCGCGGCAAGGCCGGCGGCGTAAAGCTGGCCAAGACGCCGGAAGAGGCGCGCGAAAAGGCCCAGGCCATCCTGGGGATGGACATCAAGGGCCTCACCGTGGAAAAGGTGCTGATCGCCCCGGCGGAAGACATCGCCACCGAGGCGTACGTGGGCATCATCCTGGATCGCGCCAGCAAGGCTCCCGTGTGGATGGTTTCCGCGGCGGGCGGCGTGGACATCGAAGAGGTGGCCGCGACCGATCCCGACAAGATCACCAAGCTGGCGGTGGACCCGCGCTACGGCTTTCTGCCGCACCAGGCCCACCTGCTGGCCACCAAGCTGTACACGGATCCGAAGCAGGTGCGCGCCGCCGCCAAGATCCTGCAGCAGCTGTACAAGGCGTTCATCGAGAACGGCGCCTCGCTGGCCGAGATCAACCCGCTCATCACCAATCCCGCGGGCGACGTGCTGGCGCTGGACGCCAAGCTGAGCGTGGATGACAACGAGCTGTTCCGCCTGCCGGCCATCGAGGCCCTGCGCGATGAATCGTCCGAGGACCCGGCGGAAGTCACGGCGCGCAACGCCAACCTCACGTTCATCAAGCTGGACGGCGACGTGGGCTGCATCGTGAACGGCGCCGGGCTGGCCATGGCCACGATGGACCTGGTGAAGTACTACGGCGGCGAACCCGCCAACTTCCTGGACATCGGCGGTTCGAGCAATCCCGAAAAGGTGGTGAACGCGCTCAAGATCATCACCGGCGACGCGAACGTGAAGGCCATTCTGTTCAACATCTTCGGCGGCATTACCCGCACGGATGACGTGGCCAACGGGATCGTGACCGCCACGAAGATGATCGACATCAAGGTGCCCATCGTCATCCGCCTGACGGGGACCAACGAAGAGATCGCCGTGAAGATTCTGGCCGACGCCGGCTTCACCGCGCTGACCGACATGGACGAGGCCGTGCAGAAGGCCGTCGCTTTGGCCAAGGGAGAGTCCCAGTGA
- a CDS encoding carbamate kinase, which translates to MPSKTVVLALGGNALAQPGEEGTITEQFRHTRESLGAVVELAREGWRIAIVHGNGPQVGNELIRNEQSRHLVPPLPLGVLVAGTEGWIGYMIQQSLQNALLRGGVDRQVVTMVTQVLVDPDDPEMQRPSKPIGRTMDEATARELAAELGGEVAETKGGWRRVVPSPRPTGIVERDMIRALVAEGHVVVAAGGGGCPVYRHPEFGLEGVDAVVDKDRAAAILGRDIGAEVLVILTDVDRVYVDYGTPRQRGLERLTVAEADALLAGSDLGKGSMAPKVEAAAEFVRRGGKRAIIARLDQGREAVAGNAGTEIVP; encoded by the coding sequence GTGCCAAGCAAGACCGTGGTGCTCGCGCTGGGAGGCAACGCCCTTGCCCAGCCCGGGGAAGAAGGAACCATCACCGAGCAGTTCCGCCACACGCGCGAGTCGCTGGGCGCCGTGGTGGAGCTGGCCCGCGAGGGGTGGCGCATCGCCATCGTGCACGGCAACGGCCCGCAGGTGGGGAACGAGCTGATCCGCAATGAGCAGTCGCGGCACCTCGTTCCGCCGCTGCCGCTGGGCGTGCTGGTGGCGGGAACGGAGGGATGGATCGGCTACATGATCCAGCAGTCGCTGCAGAACGCCCTTCTCCGCGGCGGTGTGGACCGGCAGGTGGTGACGATGGTCACCCAGGTGCTGGTGGATCCGGACGATCCGGAGATGCAGCGCCCCAGCAAGCCCATCGGCCGCACCATGGACGAGGCGACGGCGCGCGAGCTGGCGGCCGAGCTGGGCGGCGAGGTGGCGGAGACCAAGGGCGGATGGCGCCGCGTGGTGCCCAGCCCGCGCCCCACCGGCATCGTGGAACGCGACATGATCCGCGCGCTGGTGGCGGAAGGTCACGTCGTGGTCGCGGCGGGCGGGGGCGGATGCCCGGTGTACCGCCACCCCGAGTTCGGCCTGGAGGGCGTGGACGCGGTGGTGGACAAGGACCGCGCCGCCGCCATCCTGGGCCGCGACATCGGCGCCGAGGTGCTGGTGATTCTGACGGACGTGGACCGCGTGTACGTGGACTACGGCACCCCGCGGCAGCGCGGCCTGGAGCGCCTGACCGTCGCCGAGGCGGACGCGCTGCTGGCGGGAAGCGATCTGGGGAAGGGGAGCATGGCCCCCAAGGTGGAGGCCGCCGCCGAGTTCGTGCGTCGCGGCGGCAAGCGGGCCATCATCGCCCGGCTGGACCAGGGGCGCGAGGCGGTCGCCGGGAACGCCGGCACCGAAATCGTTCCGTAA
- a CDS encoding phosphomannomutase/phosphoglucomutase: MLFSKTNPSGTVTTVNPHIFRQYDIRGVVGPDVDAQVAEQIGRAFGSLARRRLGKDAPVLAVGRDNRLTSDELAAAVRRGMVAAGVRVIDVGLVPTPAHSFAVSHGELDGGLQVTGSHNPPQYNGFKMTLGGRSIFGDSIQEIRRMITESDYESGGGSVETREVLDDYVKVIAGKFTIQRPVKVVVDCGNGTGSIIAVRLLEALGPNVTVIPIFCESDGTFPNHHPDPVVDKNLVDIIAKVKETGADLGVAFDGDADRIGAIDDKGEIVRGDTLLLLYGLDLIQKHGAGQKVVFDVKCSQQLSEVLESAGGVGIMNATGHSLIKERMKEEHALLAGELSGHIMFGDNYYGFDDALYGAALLIDIVARRSAPLSAWLDEFPKFVSTAELRYPATEETKFAIVGRATEHFRKDHEVIDVDGARVLFGDGWGLIRASNTEPVLVARYEARTPERLAEIRGEMEGWLKAEGIGGASDGH; the protein is encoded by the coding sequence TTGCTTTTTTCCAAGACGAACCCCAGCGGCACCGTGACGACCGTCAATCCGCACATCTTCCGGCAGTACGACATCCGCGGCGTGGTGGGCCCCGACGTGGACGCCCAGGTGGCCGAGCAGATCGGCCGCGCCTTTGGCTCGCTGGCGCGCCGCCGGCTGGGCAAGGACGCGCCCGTGCTGGCCGTGGGCCGCGACAACCGCCTGACCAGCGACGAACTGGCCGCCGCCGTGCGCCGCGGCATGGTGGCCGCCGGCGTGCGCGTCATCGACGTGGGCCTGGTTCCCACCCCCGCGCACAGCTTCGCCGTCTCGCACGGGGAGCTGGACGGCGGGCTGCAGGTGACCGGCTCGCACAACCCGCCGCAGTACAACGGGTTCAAGATGACGCTGGGCGGCCGCAGCATCTTTGGCGACTCCATCCAGGAGATCCGCCGGATGATCACCGAAAGCGACTACGAGAGCGGCGGCGGCTCCGTGGAAACGCGCGAGGTGCTGGACGACTACGTGAAGGTGATCGCCGGCAAGTTCACCATTCAGCGTCCCGTGAAGGTGGTGGTGGACTGCGGCAACGGCACCGGCAGCATCATCGCCGTCCGGCTGCTGGAGGCGCTGGGGCCCAACGTGACCGTCATCCCCATCTTCTGCGAGAGCGACGGCACCTTCCCCAACCACCATCCCGATCCCGTCGTCGACAAGAACCTGGTGGACATCATCGCCAAGGTGAAGGAGACCGGGGCGGACCTGGGCGTGGCGTTTGACGGAGACGCGGACCGTATCGGCGCCATCGACGACAAGGGAGAAATCGTCCGCGGCGACACGCTGCTCCTCCTGTACGGCCTGGACCTGATCCAGAAGCACGGGGCGGGGCAGAAGGTCGTATTCGACGTAAAGTGCTCGCAGCAGCTCAGCGAGGTGCTGGAGTCGGCGGGCGGCGTGGGGATCATGAATGCCACCGGCCACTCGCTCATCAAGGAGCGGATGAAGGAAGAGCATGCGCTGCTGGCCGGCGAGCTGAGCGGCCACATCATGTTCGGCGACAACTACTACGGCTTCGACGACGCGCTGTACGGCGCCGCGCTGCTCATCGACATCGTCGCCCGCCGTTCCGCGCCGCTGAGCGCCTGGCTGGACGAGTTCCCCAAGTTCGTGTCCACCGCGGAGCTGCGGTACCCGGCCACGGAGGAGACCAAGTTCGCCATCGTGGGCCGCGCCACGGAGCACTTTCGCAAGGACCACGAGGTCATTGACGTGGACGGCGCGCGCGTGCTGTTCGGCGACGGCTGGGGGCTGATCCGCGCCTCCAACACCGAGCCCGTGCTCGTCGCCCGCTACGAGGCCCGCACGCCGGAGCGGCTGGCCGAGATCCGCGGCGAGATGGAAGGCTGGCTCAAGGCCGAGGGGATCGGCGGCGCGTCGGACGGGCACTGA
- a CDS encoding RidA family protein: MQQVHTDNAPAAIGPYSQAIVANGFVFTAGQVPFDPQSMQLVQGDIATQTEQVMKNLQAILTQAGADLSSVVKTTVFLQDMNDFAAMNEVYARHFGEHKPARSTVQVARLPRDAAVEIECVAVLLDR, encoded by the coding sequence ATGCAGCAAGTGCACACCGACAACGCCCCGGCCGCCATCGGACCGTACAGCCAGGCCATCGTGGCCAACGGCTTCGTGTTCACCGCCGGCCAGGTGCCGTTCGATCCGCAGTCCATGCAGCTGGTGCAGGGCGACATCGCCACGCAGACCGAGCAGGTGATGAAGAACCTGCAGGCCATTCTGACGCAGGCCGGCGCGGACCTTTCGTCGGTGGTCAAGACGACGGTGTTCCTGCAGGACATGAACGACTTCGCGGCCATGAACGAGGTGTACGCCCGCCACTTCGGCGAGCACAAGCCCGCGCGCAGCACCGTGCAGGTGGCCCGCCTTCCCCGCGACGCCGCGGTGGAGATCGAGTGCGTGGCCGTGCTGCTGGACCGCTGA
- a CDS encoding electron transfer flavoprotein subunit alpha/FixB family protein, with protein MPGIFAFAETRDGEIRKVSQEVVTAARKLADALGTEVHAVVLGSGIAGAAAELGRYGADKVFVGEAAAFDKYSAEGFTTVISSFIKEHGCDVALFPASSLGKDLAPRVAARLGSGYSSDVIGLEVQGGAVVATRPEYGGKLLSQVAATGGTPVFSVRANVFLPVENAKAGTVETLNVSVNEADFGAIVREIKAGAAEKLDVGEAGIIVAGGRGLGSPENFKLVEDLAAAFGGKAAVGASRAVVDAGWRPHAEQVGQTGKTVAPTLYIAAGISGAIQHLAGMRTARYIVAINKDPEAPIFKVADYGIVGDLNEILPRMADEVRKMLA; from the coding sequence ATGCCAGGCATTTTCGCGTTCGCTGAAACGCGTGACGGCGAGATCCGCAAGGTCTCGCAGGAAGTGGTGACCGCCGCCCGCAAGCTCGCCGACGCGCTGGGCACCGAGGTGCACGCGGTGGTGCTGGGCTCCGGCATCGCCGGGGCCGCGGCCGAGCTGGGCCGCTACGGCGCCGACAAGGTGTTCGTGGGCGAGGCCGCCGCGTTCGACAAGTACTCGGCCGAGGGCTTCACCACGGTCATCTCCAGCTTCATCAAGGAGCACGGCTGCGACGTCGCGCTCTTTCCCGCCAGCTCGCTGGGCAAGGACCTGGCGCCGCGCGTGGCGGCCCGCCTGGGCAGCGGCTACAGCAGCGACGTCATCGGGCTGGAGGTGCAGGGCGGCGCGGTCGTCGCCACGCGCCCGGAGTACGGCGGCAAGCTGCTGAGCCAGGTCGCCGCCACGGGCGGCACGCCGGTGTTCTCGGTGCGCGCCAACGTCTTTCTGCCGGTGGAGAACGCCAAGGCCGGCACGGTGGAGACGCTGAACGTGTCCGTGAACGAGGCCGACTTCGGCGCCATCGTCCGCGAGATCAAGGCGGGCGCGGCGGAAAAGCTGGACGTGGGCGAGGCCGGCATCATCGTGGCCGGAGGCCGCGGGCTGGGATCGCCGGAGAACTTCAAGCTGGTGGAAGACCTGGCCGCGGCGTTCGGCGGCAAGGCGGCCGTGGGCGCGTCGCGCGCGGTGGTGGACGCCGGCTGGCGCCCGCACGCCGAGCAGGTGGGGCAGACGGGCAAGACGGTCGCGCCCACGCTGTACATCGCCGCGGGCATCAGCGGTGCCATTCAGCACCTGGCCGGCATGCGCACGGCCCGCTACATCGTCGCCATCAACAAGGATCCCGAGGCCCCTATCTTCAAGGTGGCGGACTACGGAATCGTGGGCGACCTCAACGAGATCCTTCCGCGCATGGCGGATGAGGTTCGCAAGATGCTGGCGTAG
- a CDS encoding electron transfer flavoprotein subunit beta/FixA family protein codes for MKSIVCVKRVPDTEARLRIAGDEKSVEAAGVKFVLNPYDEFAVEAALKHKEAAGSGEVTAISVGGAESAETLRTALAMGADNAVLLKTAGRAEGLAVARVLAEEIKGREYDLLLFGMKAIDDDLQAVGPMTAELLGIPAASAVTEFSVADGRVTAHREIEGGHEVVELRMPCALTMTKGAYEPRYASLKGIMAAKKKPLEEKAATAGDAGVETRKLSYPSERQAGRIVGQGADAVPALLKLLREEAKVL; via the coding sequence GTGAAGAGCATCGTGTGCGTGAAGCGCGTCCCGGATACCGAGGCGCGCCTTCGCATCGCCGGCGACGAGAAGTCCGTGGAAGCCGCCGGCGTCAAGTTCGTCCTGAACCCGTACGACGAGTTCGCCGTCGAAGCCGCCCTGAAGCACAAGGAAGCGGCCGGATCGGGCGAGGTCACCGCCATCAGCGTGGGGGGCGCCGAAAGCGCCGAAACGCTGCGCACCGCCCTGGCCATGGGTGCCGACAACGCCGTCCTGCTCAAGACCGCGGGCCGCGCCGAGGGCCTGGCCGTCGCCCGCGTGCTGGCCGAGGAGATCAAGGGCCGCGAGTACGACCTGCTCCTGTTCGGCATGAAGGCCATCGACGACGACCTGCAGGCCGTGGGTCCCATGACCGCCGAGCTGCTGGGCATTCCCGCCGCCAGCGCCGTCACCGAGTTCTCGGTCGCGGACGGCAGGGTGACCGCCCACCGCGAGATCGAGGGCGGCCACGAGGTCGTGGAGCTGCGCATGCCCTGCGCGCTGACCATGACCAAGGGCGCCTACGAGCCGCGCTACGCGTCGCTCAAGGGAATCATGGCGGCCAAGAAGAAGCCGCTGGAGGAAAAGGCCGCCACCGCCGGCGACGCGGGCGTGGAAACGCGCAAGCTCAGCTATCCCAGCGAGCGCCAGGCCGGCCGCATCGTGGGGCAGGGCGCCGACGCGGTTCCGGCGCTGCTCAAGCTGCTGCGCGAAGAGGCCAAGGTTCTCTGA